From a region of the Castanea sativa cultivar Marrone di Chiusa Pesio chromosome 10, ASM4071231v1 genome:
- the LOC142611707 gene encoding putative disease resistance protein At4g19050 yields the protein MALREAEKDKILELLKDNNVTTIVLIGDAGVGKTWIARKIADSADKEGLSYVTLWVFLNQQDDKKSLDEKYQNILHENIARQLSILSIIEEWEDNATKEEDHEEEKLDLKSKISAKLEEMRLPDPKKFLLLIVDGVPDTMNENYIMSAFRKIMRLNEQALFKVLITRRKEPAVEVNEVTETKSEIIKIEPLSDKGLSLFQERVADNVSGIDDFQTHASRIAENSKGLPAAIVVIAEALNRIVEHDCGFWTLESAMKEAATCEDAHNSANPLLRCGYEMLPKRDKALIDCCWYSLQFFLKHGGVHYNELIACWILEGYFGPVDHVEKVYEEGHRVLVELIDRHLLKIRDDNVVVMEGLALTILDCCPDRNEGKSSLGLARVFEGGHWQGFGRITHADGLIKTMCNCDRWDKVSTLLIDGSRLSREVLDTFFLPMQGLKVLALFNPTIKSLPSNLSKMDKLHLLVLRGCDLLENVDDIKELKSLTVLEISGATSLKKIPDDFFYNLLQLQSLKLSAVQIKLLPSCISELSELRWLMLRGCASLEELPRLQKLENLLLLDLSGAIELRKLKDKTFKAHAKLRMLDLSQTKIDRLPFLKNLGNLTQLSLRCCECLTRLPSLKSVSQLEILDLSGSSMLKENQDEIFPSMGGLKTLNLSKTEIRHLPSNNNSLPNLELLNLSDALSLDKIEDNIFEHLRYLRHLELSKTKLQKLPSLSNLCNLEILNLSGCSALKEIVDQSFQHMTCLQQLNLSETKIECLPSLSNLSNLCRLLLRNCVNLKKLPPLASLSKLEELDLCGARSLKETEAKFLENVVHLRFLDLSGTELKLPLTFNLTNLTQLLLQRCRLSGSCLNLEKCTQLEVLNLSETDIRSLPSLENFSNLRVLNLRDCSSLELLPCLESVTHLEVLDLWGTRVKEFPYGISQLTHLKRLNLPDLKDVQTLDWGKIKNLPEELNWDQCGIFKCSQNRPCMSLSGTEFFQYLKTNPGLWKTCFKEFQFSVCAHEKEGTARDICWHRVDPNFREIYFQILSLPEEHGKYLEIVGFDSFTGFEDALLKAEYISFIDNKFMKSLSDLAAGVKSMNVGNVMAMKGCWLERSTKMQTIFDEAEVLMEENLETLWASNLPILKSVSNGNLQLGHLKKLYLDCCPMLETVFNSSQLPESLEVLQIKFCDKLKTLFMPNTSTDCKLQNLQKLHLVELPNLTSIGMLELKSVLDIFPSIELFKVRECPNLENLDKIKDFKFAFVENSGPMKSRDH from the coding sequence ATGGCCTTGAGAGAAGCGGAGAAAGATAAGATACTTGAGCTGTTGAAGGACAACAATGTGACAACAATTGTTCTCATTGGGGATGCAGGAGTTGGGAAAACATGGATTGCAAGAAAGATAGCTGATTCAGCAGACAAGGAGGGCCTATCTTATGTGACTCTTTGGGTATTTCTGAATCAACAAGATGATAAGAAGTCTCTCGATGAGAAATACCAAAATATCCTTCATGAGAACATTGCCCGTCAATTGTCTATACTTTCCATTATTGAGGAGTGGGAAGATAATGCCACTAAGGAGGAGGACCATGAAGAGGAGAAGCTGGACTTGAAAAGTAAGATATCTGCTAAGCTTGAAGAAATGCGATTGCCTGATCCTAAAAAATTTCTTCTCTTGATTGTCGATGGTGTTCCTGATACgatgaatgaaaattatattatgtCAGCATTTAGGAAAATTATGCGTCTGAATGAGCAGGCTTTGTTTAAGGTTTTAATCACTAGAAGAAAAGAGCCAGCTGTGGAAGTAAATGAAGTGACTGAAACAAAGAGTGAGATAATAAAAATAGAGCCTTTGTCTGATAAGGGATTAAGTCTGTTTCAGGAAAGAGTCGCTGACAACGTTTCAGGCATTGATGATTTTCAAACACATGCCTCAAGAATTGCAGAAAACAGCAAGGGTCTACCAGCTGCGATTGTAGTAATAGCAGAAGCCTTAAATCGCATTGTAGAGCATGATTGTGGGTTTTGGACATTGGAAAGTGCTATGAAAGAAGCAGCGACATGTGAGGATGCACATAACAGTGCAAATCCACTGCTGCGCTGTGGGTATGAAATGTTGCCGAAGAGAGATAAGGCTTTGATTGATTGTTGTTGGTATAGCTTGCAGTTCTTTCTCAAGCATGGTGGAGTCCATTACAATGAGTTGATAGCTTGCTGGATATTGGAAGGATATTTTGGTCCCGTTGACCATGTTGAGAAGGTGTATGAAGAGGGACATCGTGTTTTAGTGGAGCTTATAGATCGCCATCTGCTGAAAATACGAGATGATAATGTCGTTGTCATGGAAGGATTAGCACTTACAATCCTTGATTGTTGTCCTGATAGGAACGAAGGGAAATCAAGTTTGGGTTTGGCTAGAGTGTTTGAGGGTGGTCATTGGCAAGGTTTTGGGAGAATCACACATGCAGATGGTTTGATAAAAACAATGTGCAATTGTGACAGATGGGATAAAGTGTCCACACTACTAATTGATGGAAGTCGTCTCTCCAGGGAAGTCCTTGATACATTCTTTCTGCCAATGCAGGGACTCAAAGTTCTTGCACTTTTCAATCCCACAATCAAATCATTGCCATCAAACTTGTCTAAAATGGACAAGCTTCATCTTCTTGTGCTCAGAGGATGTGATCTATTGGAGAACGTTGATGATATCAAAGAACTAAAATCATTAACGGTTCTTGAGATATCAGGTGCTACCTCCTTGAAGAAAATTccagatgattttttttataatttgctTCAACTTCAAAGCCTGAAGCTCTCTGCGGTCCAGATCAAATTGCTGCCTTCTTGCATCTCTGAACTGAGTGAACTTAGGTGGCTCATGCTAAGGGGGTGTGCTAGCTTGGAAGAACTTCcaagactacaaaaacttgaaaaccTCCTACTGCTTGATCTTTCTGGTGCTATTGAATTGagaaaattgaaagataaaacaTTTAAAGCACATGCAAAACTTCGAATGCTTGATCTTTCCCAAACAAAGATTGACCGCTTgccttttttgaaaaatctggGAAATCTCACTCAACTCTCCTTAAGATGTTGTGAATGCTTAACTAGACTGCCCAGCCTAAAATCAGTATCTCAGCTTGAAATTCTTGATCTTTCAGGTTCTTCTATGCTAAAGGAAAATCAAGATGAAATCTTTCCAAGTATGGGTGGCCTCAAGACCCTTAATCTTTCTAAAACCGAAATCAGGCATTTACCTTCCAATAATAACAGCCTCCCAAATCTCGAGTTGCTGAATCTTTCCGATGCTTTGAGTTTAGACAAAATCGAAGATAATATCTTCGAACATCTAAGATACCTCCGACATCTTGAACTCTCAAAAACCAAGCTTCAAAAGTTACCCTCACTTTCTAACCTTTGTAACCTTGAAATTCTTAATCTTTCAGGTTGTAGTGCTTTGAAAGAAATTGTGGATCAATCCTTTCAGCACATGACTTGCCTTCAACAACTTAACCTCTCAGAGACTAAGATTGAATGTCTACCATCCCTTTCCAATCTTAGTAACCTCTGTCGACTCTTACTAAGAAACTGTGTCAATCTCAAAAAACTTCCACCTCTGGCATCTCTATCGAAACTTGAGGAGCTTGATTTATGTGGTGCAAGGTCTTTGAAAGAAACTGAAGCTAAATTCTTGGAGAACGTGGTTCACCTTCGGTTCCTCGACCTATCAGGAACTGAACTTAAGTTACCTCTCACGTTCAACCTCACCAACCTCACTCAGCTTTTACTTCAACGTTGTAGACTGTCTGGATCATGTCTAAATTTGGAAAAATGTACACAGCTAGAGGTTTTGAATCTTTCTGAGACAGACATTCGGTCTCTACCATCACTTGAAAATTTTAGCAATCTCCGTGTCCTTAACTTAAGAGATTGTTCAAGCTTGGAGTTGCTACCGTGTCTGGAATCAGTTACTCATTTGGAAGTCCTTGATTTGTGGGGAACTAGAGTCAAGGAGTTTCCCTATGGGATCTCACAGTTGACTCATTTGAAGCGCCTTAATTTACCAGACTTAAAGGATGTTCAAACACTTGACTGGGGGAAGATAAAGAACTTACCGGAGGAGCTAAATTGGGATCAGTGTGGCATCTTCAAGTGCAGTCAAAATAGGCCTTGCATGTCATTGAGTGGCACTGAATTCTTCCAATATTTGAAGACAAATCCTGGGTTATGGAAGACATGCTTCAAAGAATTTCAGTTCTCTGTTTGTGCTCATGAAAAGGAAGGCACAGCTAGGGACATTTGTTGGCACAGAGTTGACCCTAACTTCAGAGAAATCTACTTCCAGATTCTTTCTCTTCCTGAAGAACATGGCAAGTATCTGGAAATTGTTGGATTTGATAGTTTTACCGGGTTTGAGGATGCCCTCCTAAAAGCAGAATATATCTCTTTCATTGATAACAAGTTTATGAAATCCTTATCAGACTTGGCTGCAGGTGTGAAGTCAATGAATGTTGGCAATGTCATGGCAATGAAAGGCTGTTGGCTAGAGAGGTCAACCAAAATGCAAACTATTTTTGATGAAGCAGAAGTCTTAATGGAGGAAAATCTTGAGACTCTGTGGGCGTCAAACCTTCCCATATTGAAGAGTGTCTCCAATGGAAACTTGCAACTTGGAcaccttaaaaaattatatctagaTTGTTGCCCAATGCTTGAAACTGTTTTTAATTCATCCCAGCTGCCAGAAAGTCTTGAAGTCCTCCAAATTAAATTCTGTGATAAATTGAAGACTCTGTTTATGCCAAATACATCAACAGATTGTAAACTGCAGAATTTACAGAAGCTGCACCTGGTGGAACTGCCCAATTTGACTAGTATTGGGATGCTAGAGTTGAAGAGCGTTCTGGATATATTTCCATCTATAGAATTATTCAAAGTCAGAGAATGCCCAAATCTCGAAAATTTAGATAAGATTAAGGACTTCAAATTTGCATTTGTTGAAAACTCTGGACCCATGAAGTCCAGGGATCACTAG
- the LOC142611994 gene encoding uncharacterized protein LOC142611994 gives MKHLSSPETAFKAVSLSSTHLQSSTGSNGRSAVHELVNVHHRQCFKDSSFYKEIQEIFDDLDNKRKFLLSCFTVFPENAVVKRRIFVYWGVGEELWDASAVTMLSQEAGDLFDYGDKGNVLPQKYWTSELLDPREEPVVKELKLKQKQLLEKKPSIPKESQSTSSSNSEDTDLEKIVTLFNVNEPFPDLELAGLMKKKDKNAEQIKEPSAKDWLSKMKDAKVVCLGSWPGSVKRNIEVESIEFLEGLKNSTGLRFLSLQGVSRITEIPEFIGNHYKLEILDLKECHNLLVLSKEIGKLMNLRYLDLSDCYLLARLPKEISAFVQLRVLEGLVISNPRRKGSATLEDLKELKKLRKPTINANSKDFPTDDDLTALQNIGGVLQKLTIAWRATLADQQGEAQNGGNASCWLLEIY, from the exons atgaagCATCTATCGTCCCCAGAAACAGCGTTTAAGGCAGTAAGTTTGAGTAGTACTCATTTACAGTCAAGCACCGGGTCTAATGGCCGCAGTGCAGTCCATGAGTTGGTTAACGTACACCACCGTCAATGTTTCAAAGATAGCTCATTTTACAAAGAAATTCAGGAGATTTTTGACGATCTTGATAACAAAAGGAAGTTCCTTTTATCTTGCTTTACAGTTTTCCCAGAAAATGCAGTGGTGAAGAGGAGGATCTTTGTATACTGGGGGGTGGGAGAGGAGTTGTGGGACGCTTCAG CTGTGACTATGCTTTCCCAGGAAGCTGGTGATTTGTTTGATTATGGTGATAAGGGGAATGTGCTTCCCCAGAAATATTGGACTTCTGAATTACTAGATCCTAGGGAGGAACCGGTGGTGAAG GAGCTGAAGCTGAAGCAGAAGCAGTTATTAGAGAAAAAACCTTCTATACCAAAGGAAAGTCAGTCAACATCAAGTTCGAATTCAGAAGATACAGATCTAGAAAAAATCGTTACATTATTTAATGTAAATGAGCCTTTTCCTGATCTCGAATTGGCGGGGTtaatgaagaagaaagataaaaatgCGGAGCAGATTAAAGAGCCTAGTGCGAAGGACTGGTTATCGAAGATGAAAGATGCCAAAGTTGTTTGTCTGGGAAGCTGGCCGGGATCAGTTAAACGTAATATTGAAGTCGAGAGCATTGAATTCTTAGAAGGGTTGAAGAATAGCACAGGTTTAAGGTTTCTTAGCCTCCAAGGAGTCTCAAGAATCACAGAGATTCCAGAATTTATAGGCAACCATTACAAGTTGGAGATCTTGGATCTCAAAGAGTGTCACAATCTGCTGGTGCTTTCAAAGGAGATAGGCAAACTCATGAACCTCAGGTACTTGGATCTTTCTGACTGTTATCTGCTAGCTCGCCTGCCCAAGGAGATTTCCGCCTTCGTACAACTTCGAGTCCTTGAGGGGCTTGTCATTAGTAATCCGCGAAGAAAAGGCTCGGCTACTTTAGAAGATTTGAAGGAATTGAAGAAGTTGAGGAAACCGACCATCAATGCAAATAGTAAGGACTTCCCTACAGATGATGATCTAACTGCTCTCCAAAATATTGGAGGAGTACTCCAAAAGCTAACAATAGCATGGAGAGCAACGCTAGCAGATCAGCAAGGAGAAGCTCAGAATGGGGGAAATGCCAGTTGCTGgctgttagagatatattag